One stretch of Muribaculum intestinale DNA includes these proteins:
- a CDS encoding FimB/Mfa2 family fimbrial subunit, protein MPRLSKYIIAACSMAAAMLVASCTMIQDSVDYCPTGLYVRFVYDYNTARADMFKDHVGHVRLYVYDEQGHKVAERSVSNTAASAPLADYGYALHLDPSELRPGRYRLQAVAMQRDWDAAAAADGARYRHEADVTHGEAMRITLDHDPGVIPGTEQHLVDHKSLPLDTLWHTLKVQSHAPTDGVAPMPMQRTSRPYSVYPLDEQYVTVTDNMATYATISLVRDTKHLNITMRHLDFPDDVFHHDYEVTIVDDNATLLHDNALAPSDSLRYTPYAAWTSRFTDGGVIVDPTVPRATSQADDDAPDGLRYQRTAHYNLMFNRLMYNDDAARSAMLQVRNLNSGKVVARINLPYMLAEGRAAYELYGYSPQEYLDREYDYHLNLFLKGESWAYCDIVVNVLSWSKRHQNEEL, encoded by the coding sequence ATGCCCCGCTTATCTAAATATATAATCGCCGCCTGCTCCATGGCCGCAGCCATGCTTGTAGCATCATGCACAATGATCCAGGACTCTGTCGACTATTGCCCCACAGGGCTCTACGTCCGCTTTGTCTACGATTACAATACCGCGCGCGCCGACATGTTTAAGGACCACGTCGGTCACGTAAGGCTCTACGTGTACGATGAGCAGGGTCACAAGGTAGCCGAGCGCTCCGTGTCAAACACCGCCGCATCGGCCCCCCTTGCCGACTACGGCTACGCACTCCATCTCGACCCCTCCGAGCTCAGGCCCGGACGCTACCGCCTGCAGGCTGTGGCCATGCAGCGCGACTGGGACGCCGCCGCCGCTGCCGACGGTGCCCGCTACCGCCACGAGGCTGACGTGACCCACGGCGAGGCGATGCGCATCACCCTCGACCACGACCCAGGCGTGATACCCGGCACCGAGCAGCACCTCGTCGACCACAAGAGTCTGCCGCTCGACACCCTCTGGCACACCCTGAAGGTGCAGAGCCACGCCCCCACCGACGGTGTGGCCCCCATGCCGATGCAGCGCACATCGCGCCCCTACTCGGTATACCCCCTCGACGAACAGTATGTGACCGTCACCGACAACATGGCCACATACGCCACCATATCGCTCGTGCGCGACACCAAGCACCTCAACATCACTATGCGCCATCTCGACTTCCCCGACGATGTGTTCCACCACGACTATGAGGTGACGATTGTCGACGACAACGCGACCCTGCTCCACGACAACGCCCTCGCCCCGTCCGACTCCCTGAGGTATACTCCCTATGCCGCATGGACCTCGCGATTCACCGACGGCGGCGTGATTGTAGACCCCACCGTGCCGCGCGCCACATCCCAGGCCGATGACGACGCACCCGACGGACTGCGCTACCAGCGCACCGCCCACTACAATCTCATGTTCAACCGACTGATGTACAACGACGATGCCGCCCGCTCGGCCATGCTACAGGTGCGCAACCTCAACTCGGGCAAGGTAGTGGCACGCATCAACCTCCCCTACATGCTCGCCGAAGGACGCGCCGCCTACGAGCTCTACGGCTACTCGCCACAGGAGTATCTCGACCGCGAGTACGACTACCATCTCAACCTCTTCCTCAAAGGCGAGTCGTGGGCCTACTGCGACATCGTGGTCAACGTGCTCTCATGGTCAAAGCGCCATCAGAACGAAGAACTCTGA
- a CDS encoding TlpA family protein disulfide reductase yields the protein MTVVVRVVLSLLLLVVAGGCITEKDEPVVSVGVGDAVPQFSVTLDDGSQFDYDIVRRHPCVIVFFDTSCPDCRAALPVIQSVASELAASTSCIPRDGVEVADNAVYTSPKARGDALDVRFICISRGETQPSVAAYWQEAGLTLPYSAQPDDAVYRLFANRIIPRVYVTRSSAPLPVISALFVERLTPEALRAALP from the coding sequence ATGACGGTCGTTGTAAGGGTTGTGTTGTCACTCCTGCTGCTTGTTGTGGCGGGCGGCTGCATCACTGAGAAAGATGAGCCTGTGGTGTCGGTCGGAGTCGGCGATGCCGTGCCGCAGTTCTCGGTGACGCTCGATGACGGCTCGCAGTTTGACTACGACATAGTGCGCCGCCACCCCTGCGTCATAGTATTCTTCGACACCTCGTGCCCCGACTGCCGGGCCGCCCTCCCCGTCATCCAGTCTGTAGCCTCAGAGCTCGCCGCCTCGACGTCATGCATTCCCCGCGATGGGGTTGAGGTTGCCGACAATGCCGTTTACACCTCCCCTAAGGCCCGTGGTGATGCCCTTGATGTGCGTTTCATATGCATATCCCGAGGTGAGACGCAACCCTCAGTCGCCGCCTATTGGCAGGAGGCCGGCCTCACCCTCCCGTACTCCGCCCAACCCGACGATGCCGTCTACCGACTCTTCGCCAACCGCATCATCCCGCGCGTCTACGTCACCCGTTCCTCCGCGCCCCTCCCCGTCATCTCCGCCCTCTTCGTCGAGCGCCTCACCCCCGAGGCCCTCCGCGCCGCCCTCCCCTGA
- the era gene encoding GTPase Era, translating into MNENHKSGFVNIVGNPNVGKSTLMNDLVGERISIITQKAQTTRHRIMGIVNTDDYQIVFSDTPGVLKPNYKMQEAMREFSEGALTDADVLLYVTDVVEDPTKNADFLAKVAKETVPVLLVINKVDLLKGQDELESTVARWKELLPNAEVFPTSAKLHFNTDTLMARIVELLPVAPPYFGKDALTDKPARFFVTEIIREKLLLNLDKEVPYSVEVVVEKFDEKEDGIHIMAVIYVERDSQKGIIIGKGGTMLKKVGTQARKDIETFFGKHVYLELFVKVEKDWRNRDNKLRAFGYIE; encoded by the coding sequence ATGAACGAAAATCATAAATCAGGCTTCGTCAATATCGTGGGCAACCCCAACGTAGGGAAGTCGACGCTGATGAACGACCTCGTGGGCGAGCGCATCTCGATCATCACCCAGAAGGCCCAGACCACACGCCACCGCATAATGGGTATCGTCAACACCGACGACTACCAGATAGTGTTCTCCGACACTCCCGGCGTGCTCAAGCCCAACTACAAGATGCAGGAGGCGATGCGCGAGTTCTCCGAGGGCGCGCTGACCGACGCCGACGTGCTCCTCTACGTCACCGACGTGGTCGAGGACCCTACCAAAAACGCCGACTTCCTCGCCAAGGTGGCCAAGGAGACCGTGCCGGTGCTGCTGGTCATCAACAAGGTCGACCTGCTCAAGGGGCAGGACGAGCTTGAGTCGACCGTGGCCCGCTGGAAGGAGCTGCTCCCCAACGCCGAAGTGTTCCCCACCTCGGCCAAGCTCCATTTCAACACCGACACACTCATGGCGCGTATCGTCGAGCTGCTCCCGGTGGCGCCGCCATATTTCGGCAAGGATGCGCTCACCGACAAGCCGGCGCGCTTCTTCGTGACGGAGATAATCCGCGAGAAGCTGCTGCTCAATCTCGACAAGGAGGTGCCCTATTCGGTCGAGGTGGTGGTGGAGAAGTTCGACGAGAAGGAGGACGGTATCCACATCATGGCCGTAATATACGTGGAGCGCGACTCGCAGAAGGGCATCATCATCGGCAAGGGTGGCACGATGCTCAAGAAGGTGGGCACGCAGGCCCGCAAGGATATCGAGACATTCTTCGGCAAGCACGTGTATCTCGAGTTGTTTGTGAAGGTCGAGAAGGATTGGCGCAACCGCGACAACAAGCTCCGCGCGTTCGGCTATATCGAATAG
- a CDS encoding mannose-1-phosphate guanylyltransferase, translating to MSNPHRYCVIMCGGIGSRFWPYSRADRPKQFIDFFGTGRSLLQMSYDRILPLVDKEHVIIVTNDHYAPLVREQLPELADHQILLEPARRNTAPCIAWAAHHIHALDPEASMIVTPSDHLITRELEFINSIDRGFSFVENNDALLTLGIKPTRPETGYGYIQVGSPVEGNDGILKVKTFTEKPDLDLAKVFVESGEFFWNSGIFLWSAKAILEALHMHAPDLTATFDRGLGDFATEREREFIEREFPSCVNISIDYAVMERAANVYVECVDFGWNDLGTWSSLYDNSPKNRDQNVTQNCRVLAYNSSGNIFAVKGEKLVVANGLHDYIIADAGDVLLICPKSEEQHIKLYVNDVKLTYGDKHL from the coding sequence ATGAGCAATCCACATCGTTATTGCGTGATTATGTGCGGAGGCATAGGCTCCCGATTCTGGCCCTACAGCCGCGCCGACCGCCCCAAGCAGTTTATCGACTTCTTCGGCACCGGACGTTCGCTGCTCCAGATGTCGTACGACCGCATATTGCCGCTCGTCGACAAAGAGCATGTGATTATCGTGACCAACGACCACTACGCGCCGCTCGTGCGCGAGCAGTTGCCCGAACTCGCCGACCACCAGATACTCCTCGAACCCGCCCGCCGCAACACAGCACCCTGCATTGCCTGGGCGGCCCACCACATCCACGCGCTCGACCCCGAGGCGTCGATGATAGTCACCCCCAGCGACCACCTCATCACCCGCGAGCTTGAGTTCATCAACTCGATCGACCGCGGATTCTCATTCGTCGAAAACAACGACGCCCTGCTCACTCTCGGCATCAAGCCCACACGCCCCGAGACCGGCTACGGCTACATACAGGTAGGGAGCCCCGTGGAAGGCAACGACGGCATACTCAAGGTGAAGACATTCACCGAAAAGCCCGACCTCGACCTGGCCAAGGTGTTTGTCGAGAGCGGCGAGTTCTTCTGGAACTCCGGCATATTCCTGTGGTCGGCCAAGGCCATACTTGAGGCGCTCCACATGCACGCGCCCGACCTGACGGCCACCTTCGACCGCGGCCTAGGCGACTTCGCCACAGAACGCGAGCGCGAGTTTATCGAGCGCGAGTTCCCCTCGTGTGTCAACATATCGATTGACTACGCGGTGATGGAGCGCGCGGCAAACGTGTATGTCGAGTGTGTCGATTTCGGCTGGAACGACCTCGGCACATGGAGCTCGCTCTACGACAATTCGCCCAAAAACCGCGACCAGAACGTGACCCAGAACTGCCGCGTGCTGGCCTACAACTCGTCGGGCAACATCTTTGCCGTAAAGGGCGAGAAACTTGTGGTGGCCAACGGCCTTCACGACTATATCATAGCCGACGCCGGCGATGTGCTGCTCATATGCCCCAAGTCGGAGGAGCAGCATATCAAGCTCTACGTCAACGACGTGAAGCTCACCTACGGCGACAAGCACCTGTAA
- a CDS encoding MBL fold metallo-hydrolase produces the protein MAKRSRYTTPDFPGLFDDQERTPYTPQPVQTDIARHSTLLEGGLNAFPHPVAPASPLGPVVASPVPNRIRFMSLGSGSSGNCCYIGDSQSGFLVDAGVDAPTVVDTLRRHGISMQHVKGICITHDHSDHMRCVYTLLRKHRHMALYCTPRALSGIMRRHSVSRRLKDYHVAIYKEIPFTIGNFTITAFETMHDGTDNAGFFIRHDDRAFTIATDLGCISPRVDHYMRQTDYLVIESNYDLEMLRHGSYPEYLKARIQTDNGHMDNLVTAHYLAEIYTPRLKNVFLCHLSQENNTPEKALEESRKALEGIGLKVGEGNDTPADFAADIQLVALPRTGESRFYSFRPDRTR, from the coding sequence ATGGCCAAACGATCCAGATACACAACCCCCGACTTCCCCGGTCTGTTTGACGACCAGGAGCGTACGCCATATACCCCACAGCCGGTGCAGACCGACATCGCCCGCCACTCCACCCTGCTCGAAGGCGGCCTCAACGCGTTTCCGCATCCGGTGGCGCCCGCATCGCCCCTCGGCCCGGTAGTCGCAAGCCCGGTGCCCAACCGCATACGCTTCATGTCGCTCGGCTCGGGCTCCTCGGGCAACTGCTGCTACATCGGCGACTCGCAGAGCGGATTTCTCGTCGACGCCGGTGTCGACGCGCCAACCGTGGTCGACACCCTGCGGCGCCACGGCATCAGCATGCAGCACGTGAAAGGGATATGCATAACCCACGACCACAGCGACCACATGCGCTGCGTCTACACCCTGCTGCGCAAACACCGGCACATGGCGCTGTACTGCACCCCGCGCGCACTGAGCGGCATCATGAGGCGCCACAGTGTGTCGCGACGTCTGAAGGACTACCATGTGGCAATATACAAGGAGATACCCTTCACGATAGGCAACTTCACCATAACGGCGTTCGAGACCATGCACGACGGCACCGACAACGCCGGCTTCTTTATCCGGCACGACGACCGCGCGTTTACCATAGCCACCGATCTGGGATGCATATCTCCGCGCGTCGACCACTATATGCGCCAGACCGACTATCTGGTCATCGAGTCGAACTACGACCTCGAGATGCTGCGCCACGGCTCATATCCCGAGTATCTCAAGGCACGCATACAGACCGACAACGGCCACATGGACAACCTCGTGACCGCGCACTATCTGGCCGAAATCTACACCCCGAGGCTCAAGAACGTATTCCTGTGCCATCTCTCGCAGGAGAACAACACCCCCGAGAAGGCCCTCGAAGAGTCGAGAAAGGCCCTCGAAGGGATAGGCCTCAAGGTGGGCGAAGGCAACGACACCCCGGCCGACTTCGCCGCCGACATACAATTGGTGGCCCTGCCGCGCACGGGCGAATCGAGGTTCTACTCATTCCGTCCCGACCGTACCCGGTAA
- a CDS encoding SAM-dependent methyltransferase produces the protein MAGRLYLIPVPLSETAPDRVLPGYNTGIVQTLRYFVVENLRSARRFLKSCDKSIDIDSLTMVELSEHTRREEVDAMLRPILDGADCGVISEAGCPGVADPGADIVALAQRHGIEVVPLVGPSSIIMGLMASGFNGQNFAFLGYLPIESHRRTAAIRDMQQRIARNSQTQIFIETPYRNNRLIRELAATLPSDMLLCVASDITGPRQSIVTRTVSAWARADYNYDKIPTIFLLYKA, from the coding sequence ATGGCCGGCCGACTCTATCTCATCCCCGTCCCCCTGTCAGAAACCGCGCCCGACCGCGTGCTTCCCGGCTACAACACCGGCATAGTGCAGACGCTGCGCTACTTCGTTGTCGAGAATCTGCGCTCGGCGCGCCGCTTCCTCAAGTCGTGCGACAAGAGCATCGATATCGACAGCCTCACCATGGTCGAGCTGAGCGAACACACCCGCCGCGAGGAGGTCGACGCCATGTTGCGCCCCATCCTCGACGGAGCCGACTGCGGTGTGATATCCGAGGCAGGATGCCCCGGAGTGGCCGACCCCGGAGCCGACATCGTGGCTCTCGCACAGCGCCACGGCATAGAGGTAGTGCCCCTCGTAGGCCCGTCGAGCATAATCATGGGGCTGATGGCATCGGGATTCAACGGACAGAACTTCGCATTTCTCGGCTACCTCCCGATTGAGAGCCATCGCCGCACAGCCGCCATACGCGACATGCAGCAACGCATAGCGCGCAACAGCCAGACACAGATTTTCATCGAGACACCCTACCGCAACAACCGTCTCATACGCGAGCTTGCCGCCACACTCCCCTCCGACATGCTCCTCTGCGTGGCCTCCGACATTACCGGCCCGCGGCAGTCGATTGTCACCCGTACTGTGTCGGCATGGGCGCGTGCCGACTACAACTACGACAAGATACCCACCATATTCCTGCTATACAAAGCATAA